The Mycobacterium haemophilum DSM 44634 sequence ACGCGGACAACACAAACGATCAACTAAGGGTACTCGGATTGATGACCGCGACACTTAAGCCACCTACACGACACGCCGAAAACATTCACGTCACTGACAGTTTCGATGCATGATCCATTGTCGTGGTCTTAATGCGGCCATTCTAAGCGGTCCCGCTCAAGGCGCAGTGGTTTTAGATGAGTGGCACGGTCGACCCACGACATGGTGAAATCAACGGTAAAACTTGACGGCGCGTCAAAGTCAACGGTGATCGGCGGTCATCCCCCGCTGAAAGGAGTTCTGCTGATGGCAAACTCGGCCAAGCCAGGCGCCCCTGGTGTCCACTGCTGTGGCACCCAGTCGCCTCAGACGATTCCCGATAGCGGGATCGGTGAGGTCGTGATCACCTCGCGGGGCCTCGACGAATACCGGGCGATGTTCGCGCTGTCGGCCACGGATCTGGACGCCACGATTTTGGACTGCCCCGGCGGCGCATCCAGCGCGACGGCTGAAATCAACGCCGCCGGCGGTCGTTCGATAGCCGCCGACCCCTTTTACGGTCGCCAGTTTACGGCCGCAGACCTGGCGTCGTATATTCAATCCGAAACCGACCGTGGAAACGCGTACGTCCGCGACCATCCCGATGAGTATCGGTGGACCTTCTTCGGCAGCCCTGAGCATCACCATCAGTCGCGAAGCCAGGCAGGTCGACTATTCGTCCGTGATTACTGCGCTAACCCGGATAACTATGTGGCCGCCGAACTGCCCCAGCTGCCGTTTCCCACAC is a genomic window containing:
- a CDS encoding methyltransferase domain-containing protein; translated protein: MANSAKPGAPGVHCCGTQSPQTIPDSGIGEVVITSRGLDEYRAMFALSATDLDATILDCPGGASSATAEINAAGGRSIAADPFYGRQFTAADLASYIQSETDRGNAYVRDHPDEYRWTFFGSPEHHHQSRSQAGRLFVRDYCANPDNYVAAELPQLPFPTHAFDLVLSSHLLFTYADRFSPAFHHQAINELMRVTRTELRIFPLVVMGSIRYDLDDLLAGLRADGVHGEVVAVDYEFQAGGNQMLVCTRADVATRVS